AAGTGGCACGGTTAGAACCGTAATCAATGTGGCTTAACACATGGTGGCACTATTAGAACCGAAAATAGTGGCACTAATAAAACCGAAATCACTGGCACTGATAGTCCGAAATGGCTGGCATGGTTTGATCCGAAATATCCAACAAATTTATCCCAGAATCTACAGCAAAAGAAATGCTTGGTAAAGGGACAACATGGTTCTGGCAAAAAAGGAGGGATGGTGAACTAAACTTCAGAAAAGTTGGAAACAAAATTTATTACAAACTTTCCGACATTGAAAAGCTGTTTGAAGGAAAAGATGAAGGAGGTTTGTCATGAGTATTTCAAAAGAAAACATCCTTAGCTTAACCAATCAGGGATTAGATGTTTTTAGGCATTCTATAGATTTTAGCTTTCAAATTGGTAAAGCCTTCTCAAGTCCTTTAAGGAAAGATCGGCATCCATCTTTTTCTATTTTTCAAGAACGCAGTTCAGGTGTTTATTTATTTAAAGATTTTGCTGATGATAGCATAAAAGGTGATGCAATCAGGTTTATAGAGCTTCTTTATAATATCCCGTTTATAGAAGCTCTGGATAAAATCAATAGAGAACTGAGCCTTCAATTAGGAAAAGAGAGGCAAGTAAAAAAACCTGTACAAATCAAACAATTAGAACTTATTCCTGAGGAATGGAATGAATCAAATCTGAGCTATTTCTCTCAGTATAGGATTACAAAAGAAGTACTGGTTAAGTTCGCTGTGAAACCTTTGAAGTCAATAAAGTATTCAAATAATGCAGAGGCAATTAAAGCTACAAAGTCCAATCCACAATATTTGTATTCATCCGATTGGGGAGGTAAAATCTATAGACCAAATTGCACCTCGAGGTTTCAGTATATTGGTAGTAAGCCAAAGGAATACATTTTCGGTTATGATAAATTACCTGATACAGGTCTTGAATTGATCATAACAGGTGGAGAAAAGGATGTCTTAACATTCAGATCATTGGGTTTATGGGCTATTTGTCTTAATAGCGAAACGGCTGTAGTAGACGAAGGATTACTTGAAAAAATACGCAAAAGGTTTAAATATATACTTGTTTGCTATGACACTGATAGAACTGGTATTAAAGCAGCTGAAAATCTGGCTAAAAAAAATAGCCTTATCAATCTTGTATTACCGCTTAATGGAAGTAAAAAAGAAAAGGATATCAGTGATTTTGTTAGAAAAGGTGCTTCCAGAGATAGTGTTTTGGAGCTGATCAACGAAGCAATTAACAAGAAATTTGATGAGATCATTAAAGCATTAACCCCTTATACATTCGATGCAACTCAGACAGTAGAAAAACCAATACCGATATTACAGATTGAAGAACATAATATTTTAAGCCTTGGGAATTTGCTTGTACTTGCTGGCAAAGTCAAGACAGGTAAAAGTGCTGTATTGTATAATATTATTGCGGGGGCTATTCGTCAGGATGATTTTAGATATGAATCATTGGGTATAACGATTGAGCCAAATCGTGAAAGCAAAGCGATATTGCACTTTGATACAGAGCAATCAACATACGATTGGCACAAACGAATAAAAAATGCGCTTAGACAAGCTGGAGTTGAAAATCAGCCAGAATACTTCAAATCCTATCACATACTTGAATTTACAATGGCTGAGCGGTTGAGAGTAATTCAAGAAACAGTTGAATATAATTATAGGAAGTTTGGTGGGATTCACTTGGTATTGGTGGATGGTGTTGCCGATTTAGTTAGCAGTGTGAATGATGAAGAGAAGAGCAATCAGGTTGTTGACCTATTTCATCGATTGTCAGTAGAGTATAAATGTCCTATCGTTTTAGTTGTACACCTTAATCCTGATGGTATTAAAACCAGAGGACACTTAGGAAGCCAATTGGACAGAAAAGCGGAGAGCTTAATCATTATCGAAAGAGAGGGTGATACATGCACAATAAATCCTAAATATTGCAGGAATGCCAATGCCATTGATATTCCTTTGCTTCAATTCAAATGGGATAGTGAAAAGCAGTGTCATGTAAGTAGTGGGAAAAAATCGGGAGCTGATAAGGAAATAATGAAGATCGAAGAATATAAAGAGGTTTTAAACGACATTTTTTATAACGGATTAGAGAGCATGGATAAACGGTCTTTTAAAGACAAGCTCATGGAGGAACTCGGGATTAAGAAGTCCGCAGTTTATAATGTAATTAACTTCATGAACTCTCACGGCCTTATAACGGAGGAAATAGAATCAAAACAAATAGTACCAACGTATTTTAAAGACCTATTAGAGGTTCATGATAAAGAGGAGCAAGACGATGATTTACCTTTTTAAAACATTCCAGTTTCCACCAGCCTATATAAGGAAGTGGAAAGTGGAAAAGTACCGTAAAGTAACGTGTTACCGTAACGTAGCACTTTTATTAACCGTAACCATATTATTTAGTTACTATAAATTGTTACCGTAATGAAAGACGAAATAGCAAAAAAGTGTGCTTTTTGTGGCAGAGATTTTAGCACTTCAAATAAACGTAAAATCTATTGCTGTAATTCATGTAAAGTTCGATCCTATGAGATTCGAAAGGGAAAAGAAGCACCTGATTTTTTAATTAAAGATCAGTTTGATATTGTAAAGAAAGATGTCATCGTAAAAACTGATAATCCAAAATATTCTGAAATTGAAAATGAAATCAATTCGATACAAGCACAATGGAATATCAAGCAAGAAAAGAGAGCTAAATTACTGGCTGAACTTCAGTCATTACAGAATGATCCAGGACAGTTATTAGGAGGTATGGGTGGATTTACAGCATCCTACTTTTTGACCAATAGTGTTAAGAATGAATGGGTCAGATTGGCTCTTATGCTTGGGAGTACATATGCAGGATCAGAGATTTTAAAAAGTCCCAAGCAAAAAAGAGAGGCAATAAACAACGTTATACAACAGATAGATGGATCTATTAAAGCTCTTGATGTTGAGATTAAGTCAATTAGTAGTCAATTGATGATTAAACGGCTACTGTTGTTCAAAACACCAAAGGAAATTGATAAAAAGGAAACAAAGGATATTAAAGTTCCTAGGCGTAAGCAAGTGAAAGGATCGACCAAAAATCAAGAAAGCATCCTAACAGCATCACAGCTTTCAAATATGGAGTTTGATTTACACAATCTTACAGGAAAGTTTGGTGAGTTTTTAGGAGATATTGCGCAGAATACTTTTATAACTGCTCATGGGCAGCCAGGAAGTGGCAAGAGTACATTCTTTTTACAGTTAGCTAACTATTTCACTCAATTCGGACATGTGCTTTATGCAACGCCTGAAGAAGGCTTTAGCCCGACCTTTAAGCAAAAGCTGATCAATAATAATATTACCAGCGATAATATTCATATTACAGCTTACAACTCCCTTAAAGAAACAAGTTCCAAACTTAAAAGCATTGACTTCAAGTTCTGCTTCATTGATAGTATAAATATGATCAAGGATTCATCTCCTGAGGCCTTAGAAGACTTAAGGGCGAAATACCCAGATGTCTGTTTTGCAATCATTATGCAATCAACAAAGGATGGCAAATTCAAAGGAAGCAATGAATATGCACATAACTCTGATATAAATATAAAGATAGAAAAGGGTGTTGCTGAGACAATTAAAAACAGGTTTGGCAAGTTAGGAACCTATGAGGTTTTCTAATAGAGCAGAATGTAGAAACTCCCATGGCAAAGAAAAGGCGTATATATTCTAAAAATGTCGTTTAGTCTGTAACTTCAGACTTTGCCCTCGGAAAAGCACATATATCCGAAGGCCTATAAACACTAAGATTATTTAATATCTCTATTAAAGATTAGCTAAAATGAAAAATTCAAGTCCTGTCACCCCTATGGGCTAAAAAAATCCAAATTTGAACGAAAAAGGTAATTAATAATATTAGTGAATTATAAGCTGGCACTATTCTACTAATTGCAATATGTTTATTATGCTTTCTATCCTATAATTTCAGTAACAACTATACATATAACTTTTGGTCTTAAGATCCATAAAATAAAAGTCACCTACTATTACATTTTCATAATCAAAGAATATTGTTAGAACAATTTAATTATCAAAACTTGAAATTTTTATTTATTTCATTTCTATTACTGCACGTTCAACTTCTTCTTTGGTAACTTTTTCACCAGTTCTTAGCCACTTAAAAAATACTTTTATGGAGTTACTAAGTGACAGTAATAAAGGTAACATTAGCAATGTTAAAAAAGTAGCGACAACTATTCCATAAGAAATTGAAATCGCCATTGGTTTTAAAAATTGTGCTTGTCGGCTTTGCTCTAAAAGTAAGGGCGACAAACCGGCAACTGTTGTTAATGAAGTTAAAAATATTGCCCTAAACCGTGAAATTCCAGCCTGTAAAAGAGCATCATTGAATTTAAGGCCATCTTTAAGAAATCCATTAAACTTGCCTACCAAAACCAAACCATCGTTCACCATAATTCCGACTAAAGCAATAATTCCCAACCACGAAAGAATATTTATTGGCAAACCATGCAAAAAGTGGCCAAGTACAATTCCAATTACGCTAAAAGGAATCATAAACATCAACAATAAAGGCTGACTATAAGACCTAAATGTAAATGCAATAACAACATATATCAACATAAGAATGATAAAACCTACCTTTCCAAGTGAATCTTTTGTTTTCTGAGCTTCTCTGTTTTGTCCTTCGTATGATACTAAGACAGAGGGATATTTGGAAAGTATTTCAGGGATAATATCATTTTTAATGTTAGCTAAAATATCTGTGGGACTATCTTTTTTTGATTTTAAATCAGCAAAAATCTGGATTTCGCGTCTTCCATTTAAATGATTAATGGCAACTTCGCCACGTATTATCTTATATGTAGCAATTTCAGAAAAAGGAACCCGACTTCCTGAAGGAGTAGTAATCCACATATCGTCCAGGTTCTTAATGGAAGAACGATCTTCTTTGTTGTATCTAACCCAAATTTTTATCTCATCCTGACCGCGCTGTAAACGTTGTGTTTGTATGCCAAAAAAACCCGATCTTACCTGCATCATTACCGACTGTAAATTAAGCCCTAATAATAGTCCGTTTTCTTTTAGTTTTATGTTTACTTCCTTAATTCCAGCAGGGTCATTATCGGCTACATCTTTAAGTAATGGATTAGCCATCATTTGCTTTTTCAGTTCTTTTTTAGCCTCTTTTAGTTCTTGTATGTTGTTTCCAAGAAGCGAAACCGAAACAGGACTACCGCCAAAATTTCCCCCAGAACCAAAAGTTAGACTTTCCACACCATTTACTATCCCCACTTTATTACGTATTGCATTTGTTATTTCTTGCGATGAAAAGTCTCTATTTTCTCCAGGCAACATATTAACAGTAAGCATCGCTTTTGAAGTTCCGGGGCCTATTCTCTTTATTGTATTTTCGATTACAGAATATTGTCCTGTTTGTATCTTCGTAAAATCATCATTTACCAACCAAACCGCTTCTTCAATTATTGAAGCAATAGAATCGGTTATTGACTCATTAGTTCCCTGGGGCATATTTAGGTTTATAACCACTCTGTCACTTGCAATAGATGGGAAAAAAGAAGTTTTAACAATGCCACCACCCAGTACACCAAGCGAAATAATAAGTAAAGAAAGAGGTATTGCAAAACCCAAAATTTTATTTTTCAATATGAATCTTAAATAGGGCGCATACAAACGATCTCTGATATATATTAGAAATTTATCTGCATGTTTATTTATTTTCTTAAAATAGTAATCGAATTTGCTCTCTTTGGTGTGACCTTTTTTATCTGCTAATGCTTTTGAATGTGCAATATGTGCCGGCAAAATAATTAAGGCTTCAATTAACGAAACTAAAAGTGTAAGTATTACAACTGTTGATACCTCGCTAAACATATCTCCCATTCGCCCGTCTAAAAAGTAGAATGTAGAAAAAGCGATAATCGTTGTTGCAATAGCTGCCAATATTGGTGGGATTACTTCCATCGTTCCGTCAATGGCAGCTTGAACTGGTGATTTCCCTTTTTTGTAGTGATCGTAAATATTTTCGCCAATTACAATCCCATCGTCAACTAAAATCCCAATAACAATTATCATCCCGAATAAAGAAAAAACGTTGATTGTTACACCAAGCTGAGCGGCAAAAATAAACATCCCTAAAAAAGCTATTGGCAAGCCAGCAGCAACCCAAAAAGCTAACCTCACATTTAAAAATAAGGCAAGAAATAATAATACTAAAAGTACACCGTAAAAAATGTTTTCGAGTAACAAGTTTGTCCGTTGCAACAGCGTTATCGATAAATCACTGGTAATATCTATTTTAAGATTATCATTTTGAGTATTAAATTTTTTGATATAAGTCCTAACTTGCTCAGCAGAAGACAACATATCTTCGTTATTTGTATTGCTGATAGAAATATTCGCTGCAATTTTACCGTTGTAAAAAATTCTATCAGGAGTTTCAGACCATTTATCACTAATATCAGCAACATCGCTAAGTCGAATAATATTCCCCGACTTATCAGCTCTAATTACCAAATTATGAAGTTCATCTGCATAGTATTTTCTGTTATTAGCTCTTATTAAATACTCTTCTGTATCTGTTTTTACACTTCCGCCTGTAATAAGTAAATTGGTTTGCTTTATTGCATTTGCAACGGTTTCAAAAGAAAGATTGTAGGCTCTCAAGTCTTTTTCGCGCAATGCAATTTCAATTTCCTGTTCAGGAAAACCACTCAAAGTAATCTGAGAAATACCTTTTAAGTTCCTCAAATCTGCTTCTATTTCTTGGGCATATTGTTTTAATGTAGTAAGCGGAATGTTTTCTCCACTTAAGGTGAAACTAATGGTTTCACGAGTATTTTCAACTTTCGAAATAATGGGTGGTTCTATGCCAATTGGAAAGGATGGTACTTTATCCACGGCATTCTTAACATCTGCCAAAACCACATCAATGTTTTTACCACGTTCAATTTCAATATTTATAATGGCTGAGTTTTCTTTTGAAACCGAGGTTATTTTATAGATACCAACAATACCTTTTAGATTATTTTCAATCTTAAGAACAACACCTTCTTCCATCTCGATTGGTGAGGCGCCAGGATATAGAACACTTATGCTGATATTCCTGGTATCAAAAAGTGGCTGGTAAGACGATTTCATTGACAAGGCACCTATTATACCAAAAGAAATAAAAACCAGTACTATGATATTAACAGCTACACGATATTTTATAAAATAGGTAAGAATCTTTTTCATGAATAATTATTTCTTTTTATTGCCCTTATTAATCTTCACCTTCATTCCTTCAAAAGCTCCCTGCAAAGGTTTAGAAATTATTTTGGTACCATTTTTCAACCCCTTAACTATTACTGTTTTATCATTAAAAAAAACCGGATTAATTTGTACCAGATATAAACCTGAGTCTTTTACTGCAAAAAGTTTATTGTTTTCAAAGAGTAATTTTCGGTCTACTTCAAAAGCATCTGGTTCAGATCTGGTAACCAATTCAGCTTCTAAATACATTCCTTCTCGCAGATCGTTAGCATTTGCTTCAATAAAAACTCTGACAGTCTGAGAAGCTTGATCTATTTTTCCATTAATACGAATAATTTTTCCTTGCCAACTTTTCGTGTGCTCAATGTTGTTTAACCTTACCGGATTTCCAATTTTTATAAAATCAATGAAACTGCTTTTTATCGCTAATTCCATTTCATAAGTATGTGCATTAATAAATTCACCTAACTTTTGCCCCTGACGAATTAAACTTCCCTGTGTTACTAAAGCTTCTGTAAGCACACCGTTATAGGGTGCTCGTATTGTATATTTACTTAATCTAATATCAAGATTTTCCAGATTATAATATTGTGTGTAGATATTATTTCCGGTAAAAAAGTACTTTTCTCTATCCGATTTTGTTTCAGGCAATTCCGGCAAGTTTTTTTCAACATCTAACAAGATTAAGTAATTCTGCCATTTTTCATATTCAAATGGAAAATCCACTTTTATGTCAGGCATAATTGATAGTAATGAATTGTGAAGATTACTTTTTAATGACCGTAAATTAGCCAGATGCTCATCCGTATTAATACTTAAAATTATTTCACCTTTCAAATAATACGTTCCGGCCTTAAATTCTTTTTTGCTGATATTTAAAACTCCTTGTACCTCAGAATAAATTTCGATTTTATTTTTTGCAATAAGGCTACCTGTTGAGTTTATTAGTATAGGAATTGTTTTGTTTTTTACTATGTTAACCATTACGGTTTTTGTGTCTTTAGCTATTTTAGGTTTCTTTTTGTCTGAACTTTTGATAAAAGCTACAGCTATTAAAACCGAAATTGCAATAAGGGTTAAGCCTATTATAATGGATACGTACTTTCTCATAATTGCATTTTTAGTTACAAACATAGCTGTTAAGATACTATAATAATTGTGAATAGTGTAGATTAGACAATTCGCACAATTAAAATGGCACATGTCACCGCAGATTCATAATTATCTTGTGCTAAAGAACCTCTAATAATAAGACAGGCTTTACAACCTATAATATATTGTAATAATAAGTCCGGGTTTTATGCCATGTGTCTGTAGCTTCGCTGGAATCACATGGGAAATGCCACTGAAACTCAGACTCTTGACAGAAATACTGGTAATAAGGGTTCTGAATCCAAGCTTCTACTACCGTTTCGGCCCCCAGATTAAACATTTGTTTTAGTATGAGCAACCAGACATTAAACGCACGGATTTGGAATGTATTCCAGTATGGGAGTGTAATGAAGAAAACTCA
This DNA window, taken from Bacteroidota bacterium, encodes the following:
- a CDS encoding AAA family ATPase; protein product: MSISKENILSLTNQGLDVFRHSIDFSFQIGKAFSSPLRKDRHPSFSIFQERSSGVYLFKDFADDSIKGDAIRFIELLYNIPFIEALDKINRELSLQLGKERQVKKPVQIKQLELIPEEWNESNLSYFSQYRITKEVLVKFAVKPLKSIKYSNNAEAIKATKSNPQYLYSSDWGGKIYRPNCTSRFQYIGSKPKEYIFGYDKLPDTGLELIITGGEKDVLTFRSLGLWAICLNSETAVVDEGLLEKIRKRFKYILVCYDTDRTGIKAAENLAKKNSLINLVLPLNGSKKEKDISDFVRKGASRDSVLELINEAINKKFDEIIKALTPYTFDATQTVEKPIPILQIEEHNILSLGNLLVLAGKVKTGKSAVLYNIIAGAIRQDDFRYESLGITIEPNRESKAILHFDTEQSTYDWHKRIKNALRQAGVENQPEYFKSYHILEFTMAERLRVIQETVEYNYRKFGGIHLVLVDGVADLVSSVNDEEKSNQVVDLFHRLSVEYKCPIVLVVHLNPDGIKTRGHLGSQLDRKAESLIIIEREGDTCTINPKYCRNANAIDIPLLQFKWDSEKQCHVSSGKKSGADKEIMKIEEYKEVLNDIFYNGLESMDKRSFKDKLMEELGIKKSAVYNVINFMNSHGLITEEIESKQIVPTYFKDLLEVHDKEEQDDDLPF
- a CDS encoding efflux RND transporter permease subunit encodes the protein MKKILTYFIKYRVAVNIIVLVFISFGIIGALSMKSSYQPLFDTRNISISVLYPGASPIEMEEGVVLKIENNLKGIVGIYKITSVSKENSAIINIEIERGKNIDVVLADVKNAVDKVPSFPIGIEPPIISKVENTRETISFTLSGENIPLTTLKQYAQEIEADLRNLKGISQITLSGFPEQEIEIALREKDLRAYNLSFETVANAIKQTNLLITGGSVKTDTEEYLIRANNRKYYADELHNLVIRADKSGNIIRLSDVADISDKWSETPDRIFYNGKIAANISISNTNNEDMLSSAEQVRTYIKKFNTQNDNLKIDITSDLSITLLQRTNLLLENIFYGVLLVLLFLALFLNVRLAFWVAAGLPIAFLGMFIFAAQLGVTINVFSLFGMIIVIGILVDDGIVIGENIYDHYKKGKSPVQAAIDGTMEVIPPILAAIATTIIAFSTFYFLDGRMGDMFSEVSTVVILTLLVSLIEALIILPAHIAHSKALADKKGHTKESKFDYYFKKINKHADKFLIYIRDRLYAPYLRFILKNKILGFAIPLSLLIISLGVLGGGIVKTSFFPSIASDRVVINLNMPQGTNESITDSIASIIEEAVWLVNDDFTKIQTGQYSVIENTIKRIGPGTSKAMLTVNMLPGENRDFSSQEITNAIRNKVGIVNGVESLTFGSGGNFGGSPVSVSLLGNNIQELKEAKKELKKQMMANPLLKDVADNDPAGIKEVNIKLKENGLLLGLNLQSVMMQVRSGFFGIQTQRLQRGQDEIKIWVRYNKEDRSSIKNLDDMWITTPSGSRVPFSEIATYKIIRGEVAINHLNGRREIQIFADLKSKKDSPTDILANIKNDIIPEILSKYPSVLVSYEGQNREAQKTKDSLGKVGFIILMLIYVVIAFTFRSYSQPLLLMFMIPFSVIGIVLGHFLHGLPINILSWLGIIALVGIMVNDGLVLVGKFNGFLKDGLKFNDALLQAGISRFRAIFLTSLTTVAGLSPLLLEQSRQAQFLKPMAISISYGIVVATFLTLLMLPLLLSLSNSIKVFFKWLRTGEKVTKEEVERAVIEMK
- a CDS encoding HlyD family efflux transporter periplasmic adaptor subunit; amino-acid sequence: MRKYVSIIIGLTLIAISVLIAVAFIKSSDKKKPKIAKDTKTVMVNIVKNKTIPILINSTGSLIAKNKIEIYSEVQGVLNISKKEFKAGTYYLKGEIILSINTDEHLANLRSLKSNLHNSLLSIMPDIKVDFPFEYEKWQNYLILLDVEKNLPELPETKSDREKYFFTGNNIYTQYYNLENLDIRLSKYTIRAPYNGVLTEALVTQGSLIRQGQKLGEFINAHTYEMELAIKSSFIDFIKIGNPVRLNNIEHTKSWQGKIIRINGKIDQASQTVRVFIEANANDLREGMYLEAELVTRSEPDAFEVDRKLLFENNKLFAVKDSGLYLVQINPVFFNDKTVIVKGLKNGTKIISKPLQGAFEGMKVKINKGNKKK